In the Catenulispora sp. GP43 genome, one interval contains:
- a CDS encoding site-2 protease family protein: MGDTVKLGRILGVEVGVNWSVLVVFVLIAWGLAGTVLPQEEPGHSHAVYWTAALITATLFFLCLLAHELSHAVVARRNGLTVSGITLWLLGGMTRLDGDMPSASAELRVAGIGPLVSLLLGALFTGFALTLRTAGAPGPIVASAAWLGAINILLAVFNALPAAPLDGGRLLRAFVWWRTGDRNRSALAAAAAGRFLGWLFIGGGTVLLFLTGSIEGFWFALTGWFLLVSATAESRQTRIHTLLSGIRARQIMTPDPEPVAASLTVERFLEDPSHHRHSAFPLTVGDPTPIGLITLDRIRRIPPAAREDIRLREIMYPLDQLVVAAPDDPAEALIPRLTTAPAHHALILDDGRLVGMVTPSDISRAMQWASVRSRASGPGGPVP, translated from the coding sequence ATGGGCGACACCGTGAAACTGGGCCGCATCCTCGGCGTCGAGGTCGGCGTGAACTGGTCGGTCCTGGTGGTCTTCGTCCTCATCGCGTGGGGCCTGGCCGGGACCGTGCTCCCCCAGGAGGAGCCCGGCCACTCCCACGCCGTGTACTGGACCGCGGCCCTGATCACCGCGACGCTGTTCTTCCTGTGCCTGCTCGCCCACGAGCTCTCGCACGCGGTCGTGGCCCGCCGCAACGGCCTCACCGTCTCCGGCATCACGCTGTGGCTGCTCGGCGGCATGACCAGGCTGGACGGCGACATGCCCTCCGCCTCCGCCGAACTGCGCGTCGCCGGGATCGGACCGCTGGTCAGCCTGCTCCTCGGCGCACTGTTCACCGGCTTCGCCCTCACCCTGCGGACCGCCGGCGCCCCCGGCCCCATCGTCGCCTCGGCCGCCTGGCTCGGCGCCATCAACATCCTGCTGGCGGTGTTCAACGCCCTGCCGGCCGCCCCGCTGGACGGGGGACGCCTGCTGCGCGCCTTCGTCTGGTGGCGTACCGGCGACCGCAATCGCTCCGCGCTGGCGGCCGCAGCGGCGGGCCGTTTCCTGGGCTGGCTCTTCATCGGCGGCGGAACCGTGCTGCTCTTCCTGACCGGGAGCATCGAAGGGTTCTGGTTCGCCCTCACCGGCTGGTTCCTCCTGGTCTCGGCCACGGCCGAGAGCCGCCAGACCCGCATCCACACCCTGCTGTCCGGAATCCGCGCCCGCCAGATCATGACCCCCGACCCGGAACCGGTCGCGGCCTCCTTGACCGTGGAGCGCTTCCTGGAGGACCCGTCACACCACCGCCACTCCGCATTCCCCCTCACGGTCGGCGACCCCACCCCGATCGGCCTGATCACGCTGGACCGCATCCGCCGCATCCCGCCCGCCGCCCGCGAAGACATCAGGCTCCGCGAGATCATGTACCCCCTGGACCAACTGGTCGTGGCCGCCCCGGACGACCCGGCCGAAGCCCTGATCCCCCGCCTGACCACCGCACCGGCGCACCACGCGCTGATCCTGGACGACGGCCGCCTGGTCGGCATGGTCACCCCGTCGGACATCAGCCGCGCGATGCAGTGGGCGTCGGTGCGTTCCCGGGCTTCGGGGCCCGGCGGCCCGGTGCCGTGA
- a CDS encoding universal stress protein, with product MGVVVGYGRSPSSERAVDVAAEEAARRGVELTVVHALHHHHGAAMSRAESSSALTGQDVAEEGAERARVGHPGLSAHAVSVEGTAPAALGAASADADLLVVGHRGRGGFAGLQLGDVAVRTVARAGCPAVVVQGASDGTRGVVVAAVDVGDSAEEVLEFAFAEAAQRGARLKVVSALEMLWPFAYAGDHGQLRHASEEVGERADAALQERLRPWREKHSDVVVECELDQGAPSTVLAEATTHADLIVVGGRRRGEHQGMHHGPTATALLHHADCPVAVVPHG from the coding sequence ATGGGAGTCGTCGTCGGCTATGGCCGGAGCCCGTCCAGCGAGCGCGCGGTCGATGTGGCGGCGGAAGAGGCCGCGCGACGTGGTGTCGAGCTCACAGTGGTGCACGCGCTCCACCATCATCACGGCGCGGCGATGTCCCGTGCCGAGTCCTCGTCCGCGCTCACGGGGCAGGATGTCGCCGAGGAAGGCGCCGAACGCGCCCGGGTCGGTCACCCCGGGCTGTCGGCGCACGCGGTGTCGGTGGAGGGCACGGCTCCGGCGGCGCTCGGTGCGGCGTCGGCGGACGCGGATCTGCTGGTCGTCGGGCATCGGGGGCGCGGCGGGTTCGCCGGTCTGCAGCTCGGTGACGTGGCCGTGCGGACCGTGGCCCGGGCCGGCTGCCCGGCCGTGGTCGTGCAGGGCGCCTCTGACGGCACCCGCGGCGTGGTGGTGGCGGCCGTGGATGTCGGCGACAGTGCCGAGGAGGTCCTCGAGTTCGCCTTCGCCGAGGCCGCTCAACGGGGTGCGCGGCTGAAGGTGGTCAGCGCGCTGGAGATGCTCTGGCCCTTCGCGTATGCCGGTGACCATGGTCAGTTGCGTCATGCGTCGGAGGAGGTCGGGGAACGTGCCGACGCGGCCCTGCAGGAACGGCTGCGACCGTGGCGGGAGAAGCATTCGGATGTCGTCGTGGAGTGCGAGCTGGACCAGGGGGCGCCGAGCACGGTTCTGGCCGAGGCCACGACGCACGCGGACCTGATCGTCGTCGGCGGTCGCCGGCGCGGGGAGCACCAGGGAATGCACCACGGTCCGACCGCGACCGCCCTGCTGCACCACGCCGACTGCCCGGTCGCGGTCGTTCCGCACGGGTGA
- a CDS encoding universal stress protein, with product MVGRRVVVGVDDSDNSLIALDAAAAEAALRRRPLHVVHADPFAGSAAEGLPEPGLWVDRAVRRAGAGHPELTVTGEVARGFPQAVLVGASRDAELVVIGDRGLGALARALAETVAGALVLKTSCPVLVTRGLGDPGGPIAVGVDGSAVSQSAVGFAFAEADLRGRRLAVVHAWTRPEPHLPGVVVSVRIGAERLVSEASAGWCEKYPDVLVSDVLVHGLPRHALIDAGESASLMVVGARGRTMPAGLGSVSRHLVYRAPCPVVVVPR from the coding sequence ATGGTCGGACGCCGCGTAGTCGTCGGTGTGGACGACAGCGACAACAGCCTCATCGCGCTCGACGCCGCGGCCGCGGAGGCGGCGCTGAGGCGTCGGCCGCTGCACGTCGTCCACGCCGACCCGTTCGCGGGCTCCGCTGCCGAGGGGCTCCCCGAGCCCGGACTCTGGGTGGACCGCGCGGTGCGGCGTGCCGGGGCCGGCCATCCGGAACTCACCGTCACCGGCGAGGTGGCCAGGGGTTTTCCGCAGGCGGTGCTGGTCGGGGCGTCCCGGGACGCCGAGCTGGTCGTCATCGGCGACCGCGGGCTCGGCGCGCTGGCCAGGGCACTGGCCGAGACGGTCGCGGGCGCTCTGGTGCTGAAGACGTCGTGTCCGGTGCTGGTGACGCGCGGCCTCGGCGACCCGGGTGGCCCGATCGCGGTCGGTGTCGACGGTTCGGCCGTTTCCCAGTCCGCGGTCGGCTTCGCCTTCGCCGAGGCGGATCTGCGCGGTCGGCGGCTCGCGGTGGTTCACGCGTGGACGCGTCCGGAGCCGCATCTGCCCGGCGTCGTCGTGTCCGTGCGGATCGGGGCGGAACGGCTGGTGTCCGAGGCGTCGGCGGGCTGGTGCGAGAAGTACCCGGATGTGTTGGTGAGCGACGTGCTGGTGCACGGGCTCCCGCGCCACGCGTTGATCGACGCCGGTGAGAGCGCGTCCCTGATGGTCGTCGGTGCGCGGGGCCGGACCATGCCGGCGGGTCTCGGGTCGGTCAGTCGGCATCTGGTCTATCGCGCACCATGTCCGGTGGTCGTCGTACCGCGTTGA